AGGAACGGCAAGCCCCTCTGGGTGGGGCTATGCGCTGGCGATCCATTGCTGAATGCCAGAACGAAAGAGGTTGCGAGAGGGGGATGCCTTGCCAGAACCCAGCCCGGTTTCATCGATATCCCGAGTCATTCCCCTGACACCCTGTTCGATCATGCGCTCGGCGCTCGCGGATGAAATTAGCCCTTGAGCAAGACTTCGTCAAGACGAATCAATCGAGCGAAACTGCGGTGAGGTGCCGCGTCGGTGCCGACCGGGTCACTGGTCGTTGCGCATATGCTCGGCGGTGTTGCGGAAGTACTGGTCGAGCTGCTGGCGCAGCATGCCGTCGAAGCTGAGGTCGTCCATGGCGCGGGACATGCACAGCAGCCACTGATCGCGTTCGCGCGGGCCGATGGAAACGACCAGGTGCCGGCGGCGCAGCATCGGGTGGCCGCGGCGTTCCACATACAGCGGCGGGCCGCCGAACAGGCCCGACAGGAACCAGTAGAGCTTGTCGCGCGAGCCCGTGAGATCGGGCGGGTGCAGCGCGAGGATGTCGCGCGCCTCGGGCAGGCTCGCCATGTGGTCGTAGAAGCGGTCGACGAGTTCGCGCAGGCGCCCGGCACCGCCGATGCGTTCGTACAGGGTTTCGGCTGGCACGGGGTTGATCCAGGCCGGCGCGGCTCGCGCCAGCCGTGCAGGTTTGGTCTGCGGCTACGTGATGTCAAGCCATGATCCGGGCCAGTCGGTATGCTTGGCGGCTGTGAGTGGTCCCAACATCAGTATCGAAGCGGTTCTGGAGATGCAGAACCAGCTTGCTGACAGTCAGTGGCTGGAGGCCGCGGAGCTGCGCGCGCAGCAGTTCGAAAAGGCCACCGCACTCGTCGAACATGCCTGGCGCACGGTGCCGTGGTATCGCGAGCGGCTGGCGATCGCCGGCATTCGCCCGGGCGTGCCCCTGACGGAGGCCGACTGGCTGCGCATCCCGATCCTCTCGCGACGCGAGGTGCAGGCGCTTGGCTTCTCGCTGAAAAGCGATGATGTGCCGCCCTCGCACGGCGAGGTGGTCGAGAACCGTTCCTCGGGTTCCACGGGCACGCCGGTGCGCGCGCTGGGCACGGTCTACGACGCACTGTGGTTCAAGGCCATCGAACTGCGCTTTCACCTCTGGCACGACCGCGACTTTGAAAAACCGCTTACGACCATTCGCAAGCGGCGCTGGCATACCGCGGCCTGGCCGGAAGGCGAGACGTACGAACGCTGGGGCGACATGGCGACGTTCCCGTTTCCGACCGGCCCGCGTTACGCGCTGAACACCTCGGCGAGCACGGCCGAGCAGCTGGACTGGCTCCAGCGTCGGCCGCATCACTACCTGATGAGCTATCCGTCAAACGTGCGCGCGCTCGCCCTGCATTGCCGGGAGACCGGCGCGGCACTGGCGGGGATGGCCCAGATCATCACGGTCGGCGAGGTGGTCCCCAACGAGCTTCGCGAGCTGTGTCGTGAAGTGTTCGGCGCCGTGATCACGGATGGCTACAGCGCCATGGAAGTCGGCCAGCTCGCGCTGCAATGCCCGGAGCACGAGCACTATCACGTGCAGTCCGAGCGGCTGCTGGTCGAGGTCGTGGACGACGACGGCCAGCCCTGCGGCCCGGGGCAGATCGGCCGGGTGCTGGTCACGCCGCTTTTGAACTACGCCATGCCGCTGCTGCGCTATGCCCTCGGCGACTATGCCGAGGTGGGGGCGCTGTGCGAGTGCGGACGCGGGCTGCCCGTGCTGACGCGCATCCTCGGCCGGCAGCGCAACACGCTGATCACACCGGACGGTGGGCGCTACTGGCCATCGTTCGGCACCACGACGTTTCTGAAGGTCGCGCCGATCGTGCAGCATCAGTTCGTGCAGCACAGCGTGGAACGGCTCGAAGGGCGGTTTGTGGTGAAGCGACCCCTGACGGAGCCCGAACTCGTGGAACTGCGCGAATTGATCCTGTCCGCCGTGCCATACCCGTTCGAGATCGAGCTGAGTTTCCACGATTCCCTGGAGCGCAGCGCCAGCGGCAAGTGGGAGGATTTCATCTCGCATGTCGATGCCGGGCCGCGTTAGCCGGTGGTAGAATCCTGCGTAATCAGAACTTTATTCAGGCGCGGCCGGACGCGGCGGCGCGGATACACGGGGGCTTCCAAATGAACGCAATCCACCCAAAACGACTGGCCTTTCCGATGGCGCTGGCGCTCGGCGTTACGCCGGCGTTCGCCGCGCCGACGCTCGATACCGACCCGACCAATGACGATTTCACGGGCGCGGATGTCGTCACGATCCCGTCGTTTGAGGGCGAAGTATCCTGGCCCAGCGACAACTACGATTTCTTCAAATTCAACCTGCCGCCCGGCACCCGGTTCACCCTGCTGGTGGAGAGCCTCGGTCCGCAGTCCGGCGCGTACTACTATGTTTTCGACCCCGCTCATCTTTTGGGCAACAACGTAGATTTCTCGTCGTCGATCGACGACCTTAACAACCTGTATGGAAACGGATACCTCACCGGTGCCGTACCGGACAGCGGCATGCTCGGTCTGCGTGTGGAAGGCGGCCGGATCGACGACAACCAAGAGGGCTACCGGATCACCCTCGTCGAAGCGCAGCATGTCCCGGTGGCACCCGCGATCATTCCGCTGACCGGCATTGGACTTGCGGCGCTCGCGGGTCTGCGTCTGCGCCAGCGTCGTCGCAAGGCGAAGAAAACCGCCGGCTGATTGCTCCTGCCGGCGGGTGGCTTCAGGCACGGGCACGGGCGCGGGCGCTGTTCGCCGCCGATGCTAGAATCCGCCGGAATTGATCTAATTAACAGGCGCGGCCGGACGCGGCGGCGCAACCAGGGGGCTAACTCAATGAACGCGTTCCAGCCGAAACCACTGGCCTTTTCGATTGCACTGGCCCTGGGCGCCGCGCCGGCGTTCGCCGCGCCGACGCTCGATACCGACCCGACCAATGACGATTTCACGGGCGCGGATGTCGTCACGATCCCGTCGTTCGAGGGCGAGGTGTCGTGGCCCAGCGACGACTTCGATTTCTTCAAATTCAACCTGCCGCCCGGCACCCCGTTCACGCTGCGGGTGGAGGCGATCGGCCCGGATTACGACGCGGACTACGTCGTGTTCGACCCTGCGAGCCAGCTCCTCGGTAACAACGTAAGCCTTTCGGGGAACATCGACTTCGTCGATGATCTGGACGGAGTTGCGTATCTCACCGGTAACGTGCCCGGTGGCGGCATGCTTGGCCTGCGTGTGGAAGGCGGCAATGCAACTAACAGTCAGGAGGGCTACCGGATCACCCTGCTTGCAGCTCAGCATGTCCCGGTGGCGCCCGCGATCATTCCGATGACCGGCATTGGCCTTGCCGCACTCGCCGGCCTGCGCCTGCGTCAGCGCCGTCGCAAACCGGCCAAGTCGGCAAGCTAGATTTTCTCCAGTCCGTGATCGGCCGGGCGCCCTGGGCGCTGCTGCTTGTGCTTGCCTGTGCGCCGGCGCTTGCGGGCAGTTCGATCGGCGGGCATTTCGAACTCGATCTCGAATCCGAGCGCAATTTCGACCTCGATCGCTCGCGCGCGGATACGCGCACCCTGATCGCGCCGGAGTTCCAGCTCGAGTGGACCTGGAACCTGCCGGCCAACGGCCTGCATGGCTATGTGCAGGCCGAACTCAAGCGCAAGTTCGAACTGGAAGAGCAGGGCCGCGACCGCGACTACGAGTGGAGCCTCGACCTCGAGGAGGCCTGGGTCGAAATCCCCTTCGGCGATTCCGGCTGGTCCCTGCGCCTAGGCCGGCAGGACTTCGAGGACGAACGTGAGTGGCTTTACGACGACAGCCTGGACGGCGCGCGGCTGTTCTACCGCGGTGACACCCTCCAGGCCGAGTTTGCCGCCGTGCGCCAGACCGGCTTCCGCCGCGAGTTCCTCGATGAACACGAGGACGGCGAGTTCGATTTCTGGCAGGCCATGGCCTCGTACCTCCCGCGCAAGGAATGGACGGTCACGGCCTACGCCATGGGGCAGCAGGGCCGCAACGGTTCCGAGGCCGACCCCTGGTGGCTGGGCCTGCGCTCGCGCGGTCGCCTGAACGAGCATGTTCAGCACTGGCTGGAACTTGCGCTGATGCGCGGGGATGACGCCAGCACCTCGCTCGATGCCCATGCGTTGGACCTCGGAGTCACCTGGCTCATCGGCGGGCGCTGGAATCCGTCGTTGACCGTTGGCTTTGCGCTGGGCAGTGGTGACGGCGATCCGAACGACGGTACGGATCACGCTTTCCGCCAGATCGGCATCCAAGACAACGACGATCGCCTCAATGGCGTGACACCGTTCCTGTATTACGGCGAGGCGCTGGACCCGGAACTCAGCAATCTGCGGATTTTCACGCTCGGGGCCGGGTTCAGGCCGACGAAGAAATCCAGCGTCGATCTGGTCTGGCACGACTATCGCCAGGCGCGCCGGTCGGATGCGATGCGCGACATTGCGTTCGATGATCCGAACGGCGTTGATCGCGATCTGGGCTACGAGTTCGACCTGATCCTCGGCTACCGCGAGATCAAAAACCTGAAACTCGAACTGATGTTGGGCTATTTCGTGCCCGGCGATGCCTTCGGACCGGATGCCGACCCGGCGCTGTTTGTCGGTTCCGAGGCGCGCTTCAAGTTCTGAGCAGGCCCGCAAACAGCACGGCCCCCGGCACGATGCGCGTGACCGACCACAGCAGCAGCGCGGTGCCCGCCGCGAACGCGATGCTCAGGCCCCAGCCCTCGCGGCGCGCGATCCACAGGTAGGCGAGCATCCACAACGGCGCGCCCGGCAGGAACCCGATCAGCAGCACCGTGACAAACAGGAGCCCGAACCAGCCCAGCTGACGCCACTCGGCGGCGAGCAGCGGCGGGGTGTCCGCGTCGGGTTCACTACGCAGGTCCGCGACGGTCTGGGCGATGGCCAGCAGCATGCCGGCCACGCCGATCAGCAGCGGCAGTGCGCTGCCCGATTGCGCGAGCGTCCAGCCGGTCCAGGCGATCGCGCCGAACAGGATCGTCAGGAACGGCCCGCGCAGGCCCTTCATGCCCGTCGCCTGCGCCATGCGTAGGCCAGCAGGCTCGCTATGGTCAGCAGCATCAGCACGATCACGATCGGCCGCGCGAACATCCCCGGGCCCCAGATGATCCACGCCCGGTGCAGTGAGATCTCCGCGACCGGCCCGAGCACCAGCCCGATGACGAACGGCGCGCGCGGCCAGCCCCAGCGTTTGCACAGCCAGCCGAACACGCCGAGTGCCGCCATGACCAGCATCTGCTGCCAGTGTGCGCTGGCGAGTTCGCTGCCGAGCAGCGCGAGCACCAGGACCACCGGCACGAGCAGGGCCGCGCGCACCTGCACCACGCGTCCGAGCGCCGGCGCGACGGCGACGAACATCGCGACCGCCACCAGATTCGCGATCACCAGTGTCCACACCAGCGTCCACAGCAGGTCCTGGTTGCCGAGCATCAGGTCCGGTCCCGGCGCAAACCCGAGCATCACCAGCGCGCCGAGCAGCAGCACCATGCCGGAACTGCCTGGTACGCCGAAGAACAGGGTCGGCACGAGTGCGCCGCCTTCCTTGGAGTTGTTCGCGGTCTCCGGGCCGATCACGCCCTCGATCGCGCCATGGCCGAAACGCTCCGGCGTTTTCGACGACTGCACGGCATGGCCGTAGCACAGCCACGCGGCGACATCACCGCCCAGCCCCGGGATGAGGCCGATGACCGCGCCGATGACCGAGGTGCGCAGGGCCAGCCAGCGGTGCGTGATGAGCGCGCGCATGCCGCTCAGCAGCTCGCGCAGGCGGTAACGCGCGGGCGGCTCGGCGCCCCCGCGCCGGTCGGCCAGCGCGAGGTCGATCATCTCCGGCACCGCAAACATCGCCAGCACGGCGGTCACGATATTCACGCCGTCCCACAGGCCGAGCTGCCCGGCGGTGAAACGCGGCACGCCGGAGATCGGGTCCATGCCGACACTTGCACAGGCGAGGCCCGCGAGCCCGACCATGAGCCCCGCGCGCAGCCGTCGACCGCTGAGCGAAGCGACGAAGGTGATGCCGAACACCGCGAGCATGAAGATTTCCGCCGAACCGAAGGCCAGCACGACCGGTTCGAAGATCGGCACCAGCAGTGCCAGCGTGAACGCGCCGATCACACCGCCGAGCGCCGAGGCGGCGAGGCTCGCGCCCAGTGCCTGGCCGGCCTGGCCCTTGCGTGCCATGGGGAAGCCGTCGACGACGGTCGCGGCGTCCGGACCGGTGCCCGGGATGCCGAGCAGGATGCTGGGCAGCGATCCGCCGGTGTGCACCACCGCATGCAGGGCCACCAGAAACACCGCGCCGGCGGTGAGTTCCATGCCGAACACGAACGGGATGGCCATCGCGATGGCGAGCTTGCCGCCCAGTCCGGGCACGGCGCCGAAGAACATGCCGATCGGCACGGCGAGCGCGATCAGACCCAGCAAATGGCCTGATCCGAGCAGGCCGGTCAGGGTCGCCAGCGCACCTGCATCGGCCATTGGAAGGTCAGTCGTTGCCGCCGGCGGCCAGCTCGCGAATCCGGGCCAGTGCGCGTGGTGATGGCGAGAGCGCCGAGCGCACCATCCCGGCGACGGATTCACCGTCGAGCGGCGCCAGCGGCAGACGCAGCTGCGCAGCCTGGGCGTGCAGTTCCGGGTCGGCCAGTGCCCGTGCATACGCGTCGCGCAAGGTCGCCAGCCGGTCGGCCGGCACGTCCGGCGGCACCGCGGTCAGGCGGCCGAGTTCGGACTGGGCGCGAATGAAGGCGACCACGGAGCGCGCGTCAGCGTCCGTGACCAGATCGCCAACCTCGGGAATGTCCTGAAAGTCCACGGCATCGCCGCCAATGCGCAGCAGCGGCCGTCCCTGCTTGCGTTCGACGAACGGTCGCAACGAACTCCACGAGCCGAGCATGCCTTCGACTTCGCCACGCAGAATGGCCATCTCGGCCTCGTTTCCGGCATAGCCCGGGACGAGCGTCACCGGAAAACCGAGCACCTCGGCGAGGATGCGCATCTCGTTGTGTGCGGCGGTGCCCGCCCCGGAACTCGCCAGCACGATCGGCCGCGCGGAACGGCGCAGGTCGGCGACGGTATGAAACGGCGCTGCCGTCGATACCAGCAGTACGCGCGGGTCGGCCGCGGCCTTGCCGATCCAGCCCATGCGCGCGAGATCGAAGCGCACGCCCTCGCGTTCCAGCAGTTGCGCGTAGATCAGGCCGGTGTTGAAGGTGACCAGCGTGAGCCCGTCGGGTTTTGCGGCATAGACCTGGTTCGCGCCGATGATGTGGCCCGCGCCGGGCACGTTGCGCACGACGACGCGCGAGCCGGGGAGATGTTTTTCCAGGAACGGTGCGATCAGGCGGGCATAGGCGTCATAACCGCCGCCGGGTTTGGTGGCCACCACATAGGTGATGAGCTGGTCCCGGTAGAACGGTTCGTCGGCGTTCGCGGTCGCGGACAGGATCATGCAGAGCGCGATCAGGCCGCGCCGGAACAGAAGTTTGAACACTAAATGCGCCTCGCCAGCAGGCGCACGCGGTAACTGCCGCTGGAAGCCTGCACGGGTGGATGATCGCCGGTCATCGAATTCGACACGAGTTCATCGCGCGCAACGATCTCGAAGCCGTTGTGTGTGAAGTGTGCCGCGACTTCGTCGCCGGACCGGAGGTTGAAGTTCGACTTCGCCTGCGCATACTTTCGCGCCTCACGCAGCAGGTCTTCGCGGGACACCCCGAGCGGGGCGGCAAAGTTGTCCGCGGCCGTGCGCACCGATGCCACGAACCGCTCGATGGTGGCGTCGTCGTAGCGGACCCGTTCGGCGTCCAGGCCGGGGCGTGCACGGTGACTGGTGAGCACCCAGCCGCCGGGGCGCAGCAGATCGCGCCAGTGACACAACAGCCGGTTGCGCACTTCGGGTTCAAATCGTGCGATGAACGAGTGCGTGCAGATGAGATCGAACGGCGCCGCGCCGCGATACTCGAGGATGTCGCTTTGCACCGTTTCGAAGTCCGCGGATACCTGTCGTGCGTACCAGTCACTGATCGCGAGTGGTGTCGCGCAGCGATCGACCACGGTAATGCTGGGCGACTGGTTTTCCAGCCGCGCCGCTGCCAGCACGCAGGCCGGCATTGCGTAGTCCGCCGTACCCGAGACCAGGACGCGCTCGATGCGTTCGCTGCGCAACCGTTCGCGCAGGGTCTGAATCAGAAACGCGCGATCGCTGCGCAGGCCACGGATGACATCGAGCAGCAGCAGGTATTGCCAGACGCCGTGGTAGGCACGGCAGTGGTCGCTGCACAGATGCTGCGCCTCGCGCCACATGACGGGTGCAGATTCGGCGAGCGGTTCAAAGACTTCGAACTGCGTTGGCTCTGGGCTGGCGGCCACTGGTGGTGTGCGCTCGGGCGTGCGGATGCTCACAACAGAAACACTGTCGCCAGGCCGAGGAACGCGAAGAATCCGACGACATCGGTGATCGTCGTCAAAACGACATTGCCGGCGAGCGCGGGATCGATGCCAATGCGTTGCAGCACCAGCGGCACGACGGCACCGGAAAACGCCGCCGCGATCAGGTTGATGATCATCGCTGCGGTGATCACATAGCCGATCGACGCATTGCCGAACCACAGCCCTGCGATCAGTCCGACGACCGCCGACCACAGCAGTCCGTTCAGAAGACCGATCGCCGTTTCCCGCACCACCAGCGCGCGCGCGTTGCGCGCCGAGATGTGCCCGAGCGCGAGGCCGCGGATGACCACCGCGACGGTCTGTCCCCCGGCGATGCCGCCCATGCTTGCGACGATGGGCATCAGCACGGCGAGGGCCACGACCTCGGCGATCGTTGCCTCGAACAGCCCGATGACCCAGGCCGCGAGCAGCGCGGTCAGCAGGTTGATGCCGAGCCACAGCGCGCGCCGCAGGCTGCTGGCGAGGATCGGCGCGAACAGGTCTTCCTCTTCGCTCAGGCCCGCGCGCGCCAGCAGGCTGCGGTCGGCCTCGTCGCGGATCTCGTCGACGACGTCGTCGACCGTGATGCGTCCGAGCAGGCGCTGGTCGGCGCCGATGACCGGGGCCGAGACATAGTCTTTGCGTTCGAACGTGGAGACGACCTCGCGCGCGGTCTGGTCGACCGGAATGGCGTCGACGTCCAGCGACATGATCTCCGCAACGGTCTGGTCGGCCGGGGAGGTCAGCAGCACGGTCAGCGGCAGCAGCCCCAGATAGCGGCCGTCGCGGTTGACGACATACAGGGCGTCGGTATGTGGCGGCAGATCGCCGCGCACGCGCAGATACCGCAGCACGACCTGGATGGTGAGTTCCGGGCGCACGGTGACCACGTTCGGGTCCATGAGCCCGCCGGCGGTGTCCTCGGCGAACGACAGCACGGACTCGATGCGCTGGCGGTCCTGCAGGTCCATGGACGCGAGGACGCGGTCGGTGAGCGCGCCGGGCAGGTCCTGGAGCAGGTCGACGAGGTCGTCGGTGTCGAGGCCGGCGGTCGCCGAAACGAGTTCGGCGGTGTCCATCTTTTCGATGAGGCCGTAGCGGACCTCTTCGTTAAGATTGACGAGGACTTCACCGTCCAGCGACGGGTCGACGAGATCCCAGACGACTTCACGCTGCGCGGGCGGCAGCGACTCGAGCAGGTGCGCGATCTCGCCCGGATGCAGCGAATTGACCAGCCGCGGCACGTTCTGCAGCGACTGCTCGTCGAGCGCCCGCAACAGCGATTGCAGGCGTGAAATGCGCAGTGGCTTGTCGTCGGAGTCGGACATACGCGCTGGAACCTGACCAGAATTTGCGCGCGGCCGCGACCGTGGCGAGGGAGGTTGGCGGGGTAGCGCGACGTGGCGCGCAGTGTAGCAAGATCGCCCTGGCCCCGATGGGCGATTTGCGGCCGGTTGGTAGCGGCCCGGAGGATTGTTATCAGCAGGTCTTCAGAGCGCTACGCGCGTGGAAACCGCTTTGGCGATGCCTGAATCGTGGGCTTTATGCCCTCGCCATGCGCGGACCGATCAGGCGGCTTCGCCGAAGCGTTCGTCGATCAGAAGGCCGATGGCGTCCAGGGCCGAGTCGGCATCGTGGCCGTCGGCGGATACCTCCACGGTGCCGCCGCAGCTGGCCGCCAGCATCATCACACCCATGATGCTCTTGGCGTTCACGCGCCGGCCGTTGCGGGTGATCTCGATCGTGGCTTCGAACTTCATGGCCAGGCGCACCAGCTTCGCGGCGGCGCGCGCATGCAGGCCCAGCCGGTTGATGATCTCGAATTCGGCGGCGACCGGCGCCGCGCCTTCAGCAGCCATGGCCCGCGATGGGCGCCACCGCGCTGTCGCTGCAGCGTGCGGCGAGGGTCTCCAGTGGCGCGGAAGGGTAGTTGTACGCGCGCAGCAGCATCGGCAGGTTCAGGCCGGCGATCACGCGGGCATGGCGCCCGGTCACGGCATGGCAGGCGGCGTTGCAGGGGGTCGCGCCGATCAGGTCGCACAGGACCAGCGTGCCGGCGTCGGATTCGAGGCGCTCGATCTCGGCGCGGATCGAGTCGGTCGCGTCGTTCAGGGTCGAGTCCTGGCCGACGCCGATCATCGCGGTCGGCAGCGGCAGGTCGCCCATGATGACACGCGCAGCCTCGACCAGCTCACGGCCAATGCCGCCGTGGGTGACGACGATCAGAGCAACGCTCATAGGAGTTCGCGGTGACGAACCAGGACCGGTACCGAGTGATCGCGGAAGTATGCGGCAAGGCGCTCGATCATGTACACCGAGCGATGCTGACCGCCGGTGCAGCCGAGCGAAATCGTCAGGTAGCTGCGGGCGTCGGAGCGCATGCACGGCAGCCAGCGATCCAGAAAACCGCTGATGTCGCCGAACATGCGTTCGACCTCGGGGTCGGCCTCCAGAAACGCGCCGACGGCGGCATCGCGGCCGGTCAGCGCGCGCAGTTCGGGGTGCCAGTGCGGATTCGGCAGGCAGCGCACGTCGAACACGAAGTCCGAGTCCTGCGGGCAGCCGTGCTTGAAGCCGAACGACTGCAACAGCAGCGACAGGCCCGAGTCGTGCTCGACGAGCCGTGACTGGATCAGCTCACGCAGCGCGTGCACATGCATGCGGGTGGTGTCGATGCGCAGGTCCGCGTTCGTCGAGAACGGCTCCAGCAGCAGGGCCTCGCGACGGATCGCCTCGGCCAGCGACATCTCGCTGCGCGAGAGCGGGTGGCGGCGGCGCGTCTCGGAAAACCTTGTGAGCAGGGTCGAAGTCTCGGCCTGCAGGAACACGATGCGCGTGTCCACGCCGGCCTCGCGCAGGTGGCGGATTGCATCGGGCACCTGCGCCAGGCTCTGGTGCGGATTGCGGGCGTCGATGGCGATCGCGGCCCGGCGTTCGGTCAGTCCGTCGGACTCGCTCAGGTGTCGCGCCGTGGTCTCGAGCAGCGCGACCGGCAGGTTGTCGATGCAGTAATAGCCGCCGTCCTCGAGCGCCGCGAGGGCGACACTCTTGCCGGCGCCGGACTGGCCACTGACGATGACGAGCCGCATGGCGGGAAACGGCTCTAGGTGTTCTCTATGGCCGCGGACTGGCGGGCGATGAAGTCGCCGGCCGCGTCGTAACCGCTGCGTTCCAGCAGATGATTGCGCACGGCCGCCTCCACCAGCACGGCCAGGTTGCGTCCCGGTGCGACGGGCAGGGTGATCTGCGGCAGGTCCACGCCGAGGATGGTACGCGCCGTGCGTGCGCCGCGCAGCCGGTCACCGTCGTCGGCGATGTATTCGGCGAGCGGGCGCAGGTCCAGCACCAGACGCAGGTTCTTGCTGGGCTTCAGGGCCGTGTCCCCGAACATCGCGCGAACGTTCAGTAGCCCGAGTCCACGCACCTCGAGGAAATCGCGCAGCAGCGGCGGGCAGAACCCGCGTACGACCTGGTCGTCCTCGAGTTCGAACTCGGGCGCGTCGTCGGCAATCAGGCGATGACCGCGGTTGAGCAGTTCGAGTGCGAGTTCGCTCTTGCCGATGGCGGGCGGCCCGGTCAGCAGTACGCCCGTGCCCGTGACCTCCATGAACACACCGTGCACGGTGACGCGGCCATGCAGCGCGCGAAGCAGCACGGTTTGCAGGCGACGCACCAGGGCGACCGCGGGCAGCGGGGAGCGCAACAGTGCGATCCTGCGCGCCGCGACGGCCTTGCGCAGTGCGGGCTGTGGTTCGAGGTGATCGCCCAGCACCAGCGCGCGGGTGCCGGTCGGCAGCCATGCCTCGTCGTTCCGGGAAAGCGACTCACCCACCCGGCGCAATTCCTCGCGACCCAGCACCGCCACGCGATAGCCATGCACCCCGTCGTAGAGGCCGCTGAGCAATAC
This genomic window from Chromatiales bacterium contains:
- the rapZ gene encoding RNase adapter RapZ, coding for MRLVIVSGQSGAGKSVALAALEDGGYYCIDNLPVALLETTARHLSESDGLTERRAAIAIDARNPHQSLAQVPDAIRHLREAGVDTRIVFLQAETSTLLTRFSETRRRHPLSRSEMSLAEAIRREALLLEPFSTNADLRIDTTRMHVHALRELIQSRLVEHDSGLSLLLQSFGFKHGCPQDSDFVFDVRCLPNPHWHPELRALTGRDAAVGAFLEADPEVERMFGDISGFLDRWLPCMRSDARSYLTISLGCTGGQHRSVYMIERLAAYFRDHSVPVLVRHRELL
- a CDS encoding HPr family phosphocarrier protein — its product is MAAEGAAPVAAEFEIINRLGLHARAAAKLVRLAMKFEATIEITRNGRRVNAKSIMGVMMLAASCGGTVEVSADGHDADSALDAIGLLIDERFGEAA
- a CDS encoding tripartite tricarboxylate transporter permease, which codes for MADAGALATLTGLLGSGHLLGLIALAVPIGMFFGAVPGLGGKLAIAMAIPFVFGMELTAGAVFLVALHAVVHTGGSLPSILLGIPGTGPDAATVVDGFPMARKGQAGQALGASLAASALGGVIGAFTLALLVPIFEPVVLAFGSAEIFMLAVFGITFVASLSGRRLRAGLMVGLAGLACASVGMDPISGVPRFTAGQLGLWDGVNIVTAVLAMFAVPEMIDLALADRRGGAEPPARYRLRELLSGMRALITHRWLALRTSVIGAVIGLIPGLGGDVAAWLCYGHAVQSSKTPERFGHGAIEGVIGPETANNSKEGGALVPTLFFGVPGSSGMVLLLGALVMLGFAPGPDLMLGNQDLLWTLVWTLVIANLVAVAMFVAVAPALGRVVQVRAALLVPVVLVLALLGSELASAHWQQMLVMAALGVFGWLCKRWGWPRAPFVIGLVLGPVAEISLHRAWIIWGPGMFARPIVIVLMLLTIASLLAYAWRRRRA
- a CDS encoding alginate export family protein, with translation MIGRAPWALLLVLACAPALAGSSIGGHFELDLESERNFDLDRSRADTRTLIAPEFQLEWTWNLPANGLHGYVQAELKRKFELEEQGRDRDYEWSLDLEEAWVEIPFGDSGWSLRLGRQDFEDEREWLYDDSLDGARLFYRGDTLQAEFAAVRQTGFRREFLDEHEDGEFDFWQAMASYLPRKEWTVTAYAMGQQGRNGSEADPWWLGLRSRGRLNEHVQHWLELALMRGDDASTSLDAHALDLGVTWLIGGRWNPSLTVGFALGSGDGDPNDGTDHAFRQIGIQDNDDRLNGVTPFLYYGEALDPELSNLRIFTLGAGFRPTKKSSVDLVWHDYRQARRSDAMRDIAFDDPNGVDRDLGYEFDLILGYREIKNLKLELMLGYFVPGDAFGPDADPALFVGSEARFKF
- a CDS encoding phenylacetate--CoA ligase family protein, whose product is MSGPNISIEAVLEMQNQLADSQWLEAAELRAQQFEKATALVEHAWRTVPWYRERLAIAGIRPGVPLTEADWLRIPILSRREVQALGFSLKSDDVPPSHGEVVENRSSGSTGTPVRALGTVYDALWFKAIELRFHLWHDRDFEKPLTTIRKRRWHTAAWPEGETYERWGDMATFPFPTGPRYALNTSASTAEQLDWLQRRPHHYLMSYPSNVRALALHCRETGAALAGMAQIITVGEVVPNELRELCREVFGAVITDGYSAMEVGQLALQCPEHEHYHVQSERLLVEVVDDDGQPCGPGQIGRVLVTPLLNYAMPLLRYALGDYAEVGALCECGRGLPVLTRILGRQRNTLITPDGGRYWPSFGTTTFLKVAPIVQHQFVQHSVERLEGRFVVKRPLTEPELVELRELILSAVPYPFEIELSFHDSLERSASGKWEDFISHVDAGPR
- a CDS encoding class I SAM-dependent methyltransferase produces the protein MSIRTPERTPPVAASPEPTQFEVFEPLAESAPVMWREAQHLCSDHCRAYHGVWQYLLLLDVIRGLRSDRAFLIQTLRERLRSERIERVLVSGTADYAMPACVLAAARLENQSPSITVVDRCATPLAISDWYARQVSADFETVQSDILEYRGAAPFDLICTHSFIARFEPEVRNRLLCHWRDLLRPGGWVLTSHRARPGLDAERVRYDDATIERFVASVRTAADNFAAPLGVSREDLLREARKYAQAKSNFNLRSGDEVAAHFTHNGFEIVARDELVSNSMTGDHPPVQASSGSYRVRLLARRI
- the mgtE gene encoding magnesium transporter translates to MSDSDDKPLRISRLQSLLRALDEQSLQNVPRLVNSLHPGEIAHLLESLPPAQREVVWDLVDPSLDGEVLVNLNEEVRYGLIEKMDTAELVSATAGLDTDDLVDLLQDLPGALTDRVLASMDLQDRQRIESVLSFAEDTAGGLMDPNVVTVRPELTIQVVLRYLRVRGDLPPHTDALYVVNRDGRYLGLLPLTVLLTSPADQTVAEIMSLDVDAIPVDQTAREVVSTFERKDYVSAPVIGADQRLLGRITVDDVVDEIRDEADRSLLARAGLSEEEDLFAPILASSLRRALWLGINLLTALLAAWVIGLFEATIAEVVALAVLMPIVASMGGIAGGQTVAVVIRGLALGHISARNARALVVRETAIGLLNGLLWSAVVGLIAGLWFGNASIGYVITAAMIINLIAAAFSGAVVPLVLQRIGIDPALAGNVVLTTITDVVGFFAFLGLATVFLL
- a CDS encoding PTS fructose transporter subunit IIA; translated protein: MSVALIVVTHGGIGRELVEAARVIMGDLPLPTAMIGVGQDSTLNDATDSIRAEIERLESDAGTLVLCDLIGATPCNAACHAVTGRHARVIAGLNLPMLLRAYNYPSAPLETLAARCSDSAVAPIAGHGC
- a CDS encoding group II truncated hemoglobin; this translates as MGGAGRLRELVDRFYDHMASLPEARDILALHPPDLTGSRDKLYWFLSGLFGGPPLYVERRGHPMLRRRHLVVSIGPRERDQWLLCMSRAMDDLSFDGMLRQQLDQYFRNTAEHMRNDQ
- the hprK gene encoding HPr(Ser) kinase/phosphatase, whose translation is MVTVPTVGLSGEYRVADLVEAATIDAPLALTGNASQAAVPLFAARQDVTDGVLLSGLYDGVHGYRVAVLGREELRRVGESLSRNDEAWLPTGTRALVLGDHLEPQPALRKAVAARRIALLRSPLPAVALVRRLQTVLLRALHGRVTVHGVFMEVTGTGVLLTGPPAIGKSELALELLNRGHRLIADDAPEFELEDDQVVRGFCPPLLRDFLEVRGLGLLNVRAMFGDTALKPSKNLRLVLDLRPLAEYIADDGDRLRGARTARTILGVDLPQITLPVAPGRNLAVLVEAAVRNHLLERSGYDAAGDFIARQSAAIENT